A DNA window from Ictalurus punctatus breed USDA103 chromosome 11, Coco_2.0, whole genome shotgun sequence contains the following coding sequences:
- the bcl6aa gene encoding BCL6A transcription repressor a isoform X1, with the protein MQEVSRKALPDLDKMSCAADSCIQFTRHASDVLLNLNRLRSRDILTDVTILVNRQQFRAHKTVLMACSGLFYSIFTDSLKCTMNGINLDPKVDPEGFAILLEFMYTSRLTLKESLIMSVMNTAIYLQMDHVVDTCHRFIKSSDSSIKLPREDFLVSPLLLPQDVHAYRPHEVVENMAGRSGSFRDGRSYGAMFNGVNTPSSSYHVYSQFPMQAFPFPLCKLTDTKNTFPDFAKGGVLQHKHCPPGDDFARSSNTSHSSSYHSDAYSSRVLGRNDETKRENLQGLAQSVMSSRKHGFANLAQEHQRDTGKEQSPSVEDELSQQHYAGGMASSGRKGLIGSPQSPLKSDCQPNSPTESSSSKNAALSHASQPPTPQGTQDPKARNWKKYKFIVLNQSTKEEESGTHEPEMRSPQRLAFHPSSESEQPDIQPASTKITDHGDDFTVPQASRLNNIINRSLESSQRNGDSHSSLYMSHLKCTSCGSHSPQHSDVCPNTPGSRLNEEMAELHSEYSDSSCENGTYFCNECDSRFAEEEILKRHMLQVHSDKPYKCDRCQAAFRYKGNLASHKTVHTGEKPYRCNICGAQFNRPANLKTHTRIHSGEKPYKCETCGARFVQVAHLRAHVLIHTGEKPYPCEICGTRFRHLQTLKSHLRIHTGEKPYHCEKCNLHFRHKSQLRLHLRQKHGAITNTKIQYRVSTADLPDLTKAC; encoded by the exons ATCTTGACAAAATGTCTTGTGCAGCAGACAGCTGCATCCAGTTCACACGCCATGCCAGCGACGTCCTGCTCAACCTGAACCGGCTGCGCAGCAGAGATATCCTCACAGACGTCACCATTCTGGTCAACAGACAGCAGTTTCGTGCCCACAAGACTGTCCTCATGGCATGCAG TGGGCTCTTTTACTCGATATTCACGGACTCTCTAAAATGCACCATGAACGGCATCAATCTGGACCCAAAGGTTGACCCAGAAGGCTTTGCAATCCTCCTGGAGTTCATGTACACCTCCCGTCTTACGCTGAAGGAGAGCCTCATTATGTCAGTCATGAACACGGCTATCTACCTGCAGATGGACCACGTTGTCGACACCTGCCACAGATTCATTAAGTCTAG tGACTCCTCAATCAAACTGCCCAGAGAGGATTTCCTGGTTAGCCCTCTGCTTTTACCTCAAGATGTTCACGCTTACAGGCCACATGAGGTTGTGGAGAACATGGCAGGACGATCCGGCTCTTTCCGTGACGGAAGGTCTTACGGTGCCATGTTTAACGGAGTGAACACTCCCAGCAGCTCCTATCATGTTTATAGCCAGTTCCCCATGCAGGCTTTCCCTTTCCCTTTGTGTAAGCTGACcgacaccaaaaacactttcccCGACTTTGCCAAAGGAGGCGTCCTCCAACACAAACACTGTCCACCAGGTGACGACTTCGCACGCAGCTCCAACACCAGCCACTCGAGCTCATACCACTCTGATGCCTATTCGTCTCGGGTGCTGGGGAGGAACGACGAAACGAAAAGGGAGAACCTGCAAGGCTTGGCTCAGTCCGTTATGAGTTCTAGAAAGCACGGATTCGCCAACCTGGCCCAGGAGCATCAGAGAGACACGGGCAAAGAGCAGTCTCCTTCGGTTGAAGACGAGCTGAGCCAGCAGCACTACGCTGGGGGTATGGCCTCCAGTGGGCGCAAGGGTCTGATTGGCAGCCCGCAGAGCCCTTTAAAATCTGACTGCCAGCCCAATTCACCCACAGAATCAAGCAGCAGCAAGAACGCCGCACTCTCGCATGCCTCTCAGCCTCCGACTCCACAGGGCACGCAGGACCCGAAGGCTCGCAACtggaaaaaatataaattcaTTGTTCTCAATCAGAGCACCAAGGAGGAAGAGAGCGGCACTCATGAACCCGAGATGCGATCGCCACAGAGGCTGGCTTTTCATCCCTCATCAGAATCTGAGCAGCCAGACATACAGCCTGCCAGCACAAAGATAACTGACCATGGAGATGACTTCACTGTGCCCCAAGCCAGCCGCCTCAACAATATCATTAACAG AAGTCTGGAGAGTTCACAGAGGAACGGTGACAGCCACTCTTCTCTTTATATGAGCCACTTAAAGTGCACATCATGTGGCTCACATTCCCCACAACACTCAGATGTTTGTCCCAACACTCCCGGATCGCGCCTTAATGAGGAGATGGCCGAGCTGCACTCTGAGTATTCCGACTCCAGCTGTG AAAACGGTACCTACTTTTGTAACGAATGCGACTCCAGATTTGCAGAGGAGGAAATTTTAAAACGCCACATGCTTCAGGTGCACAGCGACAAGCCATACAAATGTGACCGTTGCCAAGCAGCATTCCGCTACAAAGGAAACCTCGCTAGCCACAAGACGGTACACacag gagagaagccgtatcgaTGCAACATCTGCGGCGCACAGTTCAATAGACCAGCTAACCTCAAGACCCACACGCGCATCCATTCTGGAGAAAAGCCATACAAGTGTGAGACCTGCGGGGCTCGATTCGTTCAG GTGGCTCACCTGCGTGCCCACGTCCTGatccacacaggagagaagccatatcccTGCGAAATCTGTGGCACACGATTCCGGCACCTGCAGACACTTAAGAGTCATCTGCGCAtacacacaggagaaaaacctTACCAT TGTGAGAAATGCAACTTGCACTTTCGCCATAAGAGCCAGCTTCGGCTGCACTTGCGACAGAAGCACGGTGCCATCACCAACACCAAGATCCAGTACCGGGTGTCCACAGCAGATCTGCCAGACTTGACCAAGgcctgctga
- the bcl6aa gene encoding BCL6A transcription repressor a isoform X3 gives MCKDLDKMSCAADSCIQFTRHASDVLLNLNRLRSRDILTDVTILVNRQQFRAHKTVLMACSGLFYSIFTDSLKCTMNGINLDPKVDPEGFAILLEFMYTSRLTLKESLIMSVMNTAIYLQMDHVVDTCHRFIKSSDSSIKLPREDFLVSPLLLPQDVHAYRPHEVVENMAGRSGSFRDGRSYGAMFNGVNTPSSSYHVYSQFPMQAFPFPLCKLTDTKNTFPDFAKGGVLQHKHCPPGDDFARSSNTSHSSSYHSDAYSSRVLGRNDETKRENLQGLAQSVMSSRKHGFANLAQEHQRDTGKEQSPSVEDELSQQHYAGGMASSGRKGLIGSPQSPLKSDCQPNSPTESSSSKNAALSHASQPPTPQGTQDPKARNWKKYKFIVLNQSTKEEESGTHEPEMRSPQRLAFHPSSESEQPDIQPASTKITDHGDDFTVPQASRLNNIINRSLESSQRNGDSHSSLYMSHLKCTSCGSHSPQHSDVCPNTPGSRLNEEMAELHSEYSDSSCENGTYFCNECDSRFAEEEILKRHMLQVHSDKPYKCDRCQAAFRYKGNLASHKTVHTGEKPYRCNICGAQFNRPANLKTHTRIHSGEKPYKCETCGARFVQVAHLRAHVLIHTGEKPYPCEICGTRFRHLQTLKSHLRIHTGEKPYHCEKCNLHFRHKSQLRLHLRQKHGAITNTKIQYRVSTADLPDLTKAC, from the exons ATCTTGACAAAATGTCTTGTGCAGCAGACAGCTGCATCCAGTTCACACGCCATGCCAGCGACGTCCTGCTCAACCTGAACCGGCTGCGCAGCAGAGATATCCTCACAGACGTCACCATTCTGGTCAACAGACAGCAGTTTCGTGCCCACAAGACTGTCCTCATGGCATGCAG TGGGCTCTTTTACTCGATATTCACGGACTCTCTAAAATGCACCATGAACGGCATCAATCTGGACCCAAAGGTTGACCCAGAAGGCTTTGCAATCCTCCTGGAGTTCATGTACACCTCCCGTCTTACGCTGAAGGAGAGCCTCATTATGTCAGTCATGAACACGGCTATCTACCTGCAGATGGACCACGTTGTCGACACCTGCCACAGATTCATTAAGTCTAG tGACTCCTCAATCAAACTGCCCAGAGAGGATTTCCTGGTTAGCCCTCTGCTTTTACCTCAAGATGTTCACGCTTACAGGCCACATGAGGTTGTGGAGAACATGGCAGGACGATCCGGCTCTTTCCGTGACGGAAGGTCTTACGGTGCCATGTTTAACGGAGTGAACACTCCCAGCAGCTCCTATCATGTTTATAGCCAGTTCCCCATGCAGGCTTTCCCTTTCCCTTTGTGTAAGCTGACcgacaccaaaaacactttcccCGACTTTGCCAAAGGAGGCGTCCTCCAACACAAACACTGTCCACCAGGTGACGACTTCGCACGCAGCTCCAACACCAGCCACTCGAGCTCATACCACTCTGATGCCTATTCGTCTCGGGTGCTGGGGAGGAACGACGAAACGAAAAGGGAGAACCTGCAAGGCTTGGCTCAGTCCGTTATGAGTTCTAGAAAGCACGGATTCGCCAACCTGGCCCAGGAGCATCAGAGAGACACGGGCAAAGAGCAGTCTCCTTCGGTTGAAGACGAGCTGAGCCAGCAGCACTACGCTGGGGGTATGGCCTCCAGTGGGCGCAAGGGTCTGATTGGCAGCCCGCAGAGCCCTTTAAAATCTGACTGCCAGCCCAATTCACCCACAGAATCAAGCAGCAGCAAGAACGCCGCACTCTCGCATGCCTCTCAGCCTCCGACTCCACAGGGCACGCAGGACCCGAAGGCTCGCAACtggaaaaaatataaattcaTTGTTCTCAATCAGAGCACCAAGGAGGAAGAGAGCGGCACTCATGAACCCGAGATGCGATCGCCACAGAGGCTGGCTTTTCATCCCTCATCAGAATCTGAGCAGCCAGACATACAGCCTGCCAGCACAAAGATAACTGACCATGGAGATGACTTCACTGTGCCCCAAGCCAGCCGCCTCAACAATATCATTAACAG AAGTCTGGAGAGTTCACAGAGGAACGGTGACAGCCACTCTTCTCTTTATATGAGCCACTTAAAGTGCACATCATGTGGCTCACATTCCCCACAACACTCAGATGTTTGTCCCAACACTCCCGGATCGCGCCTTAATGAGGAGATGGCCGAGCTGCACTCTGAGTATTCCGACTCCAGCTGTG AAAACGGTACCTACTTTTGTAACGAATGCGACTCCAGATTTGCAGAGGAGGAAATTTTAAAACGCCACATGCTTCAGGTGCACAGCGACAAGCCATACAAATGTGACCGTTGCCAAGCAGCATTCCGCTACAAAGGAAACCTCGCTAGCCACAAGACGGTACACacag gagagaagccgtatcgaTGCAACATCTGCGGCGCACAGTTCAATAGACCAGCTAACCTCAAGACCCACACGCGCATCCATTCTGGAGAAAAGCCATACAAGTGTGAGACCTGCGGGGCTCGATTCGTTCAG GTGGCTCACCTGCGTGCCCACGTCCTGatccacacaggagagaagccatatcccTGCGAAATCTGTGGCACACGATTCCGGCACCTGCAGACACTTAAGAGTCATCTGCGCAtacacacaggagaaaaacctTACCAT TGTGAGAAATGCAACTTGCACTTTCGCCATAAGAGCCAGCTTCGGCTGCACTTGCGACAGAAGCACGGTGCCATCACCAACACCAAGATCCAGTACCGGGTGTCCACAGCAGATCTGCCAGACTTGACCAAGgcctgctga
- the bcl6aa gene encoding BCL6A transcription repressor a isoform X2 → MQEVSRKALPDLDKMSCAADSCIQFTRHASDVLLNLNRLRSRDILTDVTILVNRQQFRAHKTVLMACSGLFYSIFTDSLKCTMNGINLDPKVDPEGFAILLEFMYTSRLTLKESLIMSVMNTAIYLQMDHVVDTCHRFIKSSDSSIKLPREDFLVSPLLLPQDVHAYRPHEVVENMAGRSGSFRDGRSYGAMFNGVNTPSSSYHVYSQFPMQAFPFPLCKLTDTKNTFPDFAKGGVLQHKHCPPGDDFARSSNTSHSSSYHSDAYSSRVLGRNDETKRENLQGLAQSVMSSRKHGFANLAQEHQRDTGKEQSPSVEDELSQQHYAGGMASSGRKGLIGSPQSPLKSDCQPNSPTESSSSKNAALSHASQPPTPQGTQDPKARNWKKYKFIVLNQSTKEEESGTHEPEMRSPQRLAFHPSSESEQPDIQPASTKITDHGDDFTVPQASRLNNIINSLESSQRNGDSHSSLYMSHLKCTSCGSHSPQHSDVCPNTPGSRLNEEMAELHSEYSDSSCENGTYFCNECDSRFAEEEILKRHMLQVHSDKPYKCDRCQAAFRYKGNLASHKTVHTGEKPYRCNICGAQFNRPANLKTHTRIHSGEKPYKCETCGARFVQVAHLRAHVLIHTGEKPYPCEICGTRFRHLQTLKSHLRIHTGEKPYHCEKCNLHFRHKSQLRLHLRQKHGAITNTKIQYRVSTADLPDLTKAC, encoded by the exons ATCTTGACAAAATGTCTTGTGCAGCAGACAGCTGCATCCAGTTCACACGCCATGCCAGCGACGTCCTGCTCAACCTGAACCGGCTGCGCAGCAGAGATATCCTCACAGACGTCACCATTCTGGTCAACAGACAGCAGTTTCGTGCCCACAAGACTGTCCTCATGGCATGCAG TGGGCTCTTTTACTCGATATTCACGGACTCTCTAAAATGCACCATGAACGGCATCAATCTGGACCCAAAGGTTGACCCAGAAGGCTTTGCAATCCTCCTGGAGTTCATGTACACCTCCCGTCTTACGCTGAAGGAGAGCCTCATTATGTCAGTCATGAACACGGCTATCTACCTGCAGATGGACCACGTTGTCGACACCTGCCACAGATTCATTAAGTCTAG tGACTCCTCAATCAAACTGCCCAGAGAGGATTTCCTGGTTAGCCCTCTGCTTTTACCTCAAGATGTTCACGCTTACAGGCCACATGAGGTTGTGGAGAACATGGCAGGACGATCCGGCTCTTTCCGTGACGGAAGGTCTTACGGTGCCATGTTTAACGGAGTGAACACTCCCAGCAGCTCCTATCATGTTTATAGCCAGTTCCCCATGCAGGCTTTCCCTTTCCCTTTGTGTAAGCTGACcgacaccaaaaacactttcccCGACTTTGCCAAAGGAGGCGTCCTCCAACACAAACACTGTCCACCAGGTGACGACTTCGCACGCAGCTCCAACACCAGCCACTCGAGCTCATACCACTCTGATGCCTATTCGTCTCGGGTGCTGGGGAGGAACGACGAAACGAAAAGGGAGAACCTGCAAGGCTTGGCTCAGTCCGTTATGAGTTCTAGAAAGCACGGATTCGCCAACCTGGCCCAGGAGCATCAGAGAGACACGGGCAAAGAGCAGTCTCCTTCGGTTGAAGACGAGCTGAGCCAGCAGCACTACGCTGGGGGTATGGCCTCCAGTGGGCGCAAGGGTCTGATTGGCAGCCCGCAGAGCCCTTTAAAATCTGACTGCCAGCCCAATTCACCCACAGAATCAAGCAGCAGCAAGAACGCCGCACTCTCGCATGCCTCTCAGCCTCCGACTCCACAGGGCACGCAGGACCCGAAGGCTCGCAACtggaaaaaatataaattcaTTGTTCTCAATCAGAGCACCAAGGAGGAAGAGAGCGGCACTCATGAACCCGAGATGCGATCGCCACAGAGGCTGGCTTTTCATCCCTCATCAGAATCTGAGCAGCCAGACATACAGCCTGCCAGCACAAAGATAACTGACCATGGAGATGACTTCACTGTGCCCCAAGCCAGCCGCCTCAACAATATCATTAACAG TCTGGAGAGTTCACAGAGGAACGGTGACAGCCACTCTTCTCTTTATATGAGCCACTTAAAGTGCACATCATGTGGCTCACATTCCCCACAACACTCAGATGTTTGTCCCAACACTCCCGGATCGCGCCTTAATGAGGAGATGGCCGAGCTGCACTCTGAGTATTCCGACTCCAGCTGTG AAAACGGTACCTACTTTTGTAACGAATGCGACTCCAGATTTGCAGAGGAGGAAATTTTAAAACGCCACATGCTTCAGGTGCACAGCGACAAGCCATACAAATGTGACCGTTGCCAAGCAGCATTCCGCTACAAAGGAAACCTCGCTAGCCACAAGACGGTACACacag gagagaagccgtatcgaTGCAACATCTGCGGCGCACAGTTCAATAGACCAGCTAACCTCAAGACCCACACGCGCATCCATTCTGGAGAAAAGCCATACAAGTGTGAGACCTGCGGGGCTCGATTCGTTCAG GTGGCTCACCTGCGTGCCCACGTCCTGatccacacaggagagaagccatatcccTGCGAAATCTGTGGCACACGATTCCGGCACCTGCAGACACTTAAGAGTCATCTGCGCAtacacacaggagaaaaacctTACCAT TGTGAGAAATGCAACTTGCACTTTCGCCATAAGAGCCAGCTTCGGCTGCACTTGCGACAGAAGCACGGTGCCATCACCAACACCAAGATCCAGTACCGGGTGTCCACAGCAGATCTGCCAGACTTGACCAAGgcctgctga